The window CATTGTTTCAATGGAcgttgcatatttttacttttactcCTCCATGCTGAATCTAGGTGGCCAAAGAGTTCTTCGTTTAATAGGACATTATGCGACATGTCACTTGGAGTGGGTGGATTGACACCGATAATGATTACTTGGTTCGGTCTTTGATTAGTTCCGTTGTGAACAATGTTCACATGCTTGAAAAGAGAAATGCTGGCTAGTGCACAACCCGCAACAAGTTATAACACCACTTTTTTGGTAAAGAGGATGCTATTCTGGAGTCACATATAGGAGATCCATTTGCTTATCATGAGGTAGCACTCCCAAATGTTAATCCCGGTGATGTCATTATGAGAATGAACCACTTCTCCAGATGTTGTGCCATCCTCAAATGAATTCCCAAAATAGTTTATCCCAATTTCTCTTATGCATATAATGGCCTCTTCTTCGCTTTCCCCGCTTTTTAcgtttgcctttttgttGATGAGCAACTGGTGGGTGTACTACTGAATCATTTTTGCGTCCCCTAGGCTTTTTGTGAACGCTGTGTCGTTGTGGATATTGGGTGCGCTGTCCCCACGGTTGAATACGCCGCTGCACATGCCGCCGCTCATGGCACTCATCGCGTTCCCATTCTGTTCGTCCAGCACACTCGATATGGGGTGGCTCACAACGaggtgcaaaatattttcgtccTGGGTGTTGAAGGCATCCGACAGAATGCTCTTGTcgaactctttttttttaagtaggTCGATTTTCTTGGCTTTCATGTACAGGCGAATTTGTTTCCCCCACGTTTCTCCCTTGCCGTTTAGAGTAGGATCTCCGACATCCTACCTACTTTCGCCATTCCTCAAGCTGCCATCATGTTCGTCAGAGAAAATGCTTCCGAAAAATTTCATCCag of the Plasmodium cynomolgi strain B DNA, scaffold: 0380, whole genome shotgun sequence genome contains:
- a CDS encoding hypothetical protein (putative) encodes the protein MKAKKIDLLKKKEFDKSILSDAFNTQDENILHLVVSHPISSVLDEQNGNAMSAMSGGMCSGLLINKKANVKSGESEEEAIICIREIGINYFGNSFEDGTTSGEVVHSHNDITGINIWECYLMISKWISYIISLFKHVNIVHNGTNQRPNQVIIIGVNPPTPSDMSHNVLLNEELFGHLDSAWRSKSKNMQRPLKQ